The following proteins are encoded in a genomic region of Deltaproteobacteria bacterium:
- a CDS encoding DUF296 domain-containing protein: protein MEEKNCIVASEFEAGRCMLGRLPHGRDLLGAVEDFCADHSIQTAVFSIIGALSSLTFGAYDQKQQVYVTAKKDEPFEIVHCTGNVSLKDGKLSLHAHGAFADINGQTIGGHVFSETMIYAGEIYIRELLGKPVTREYDEQTGLFLWEMRRKIDNGSKTGTGRKPQETSGRL, encoded by the coding sequence ATGGAAGAGAAGAACTGCATAGTAGCATCTGAATTTGAGGCAGGCCGCTGCATGCTTGGGAGGCTCCCTCACGGCAGAGATCTGTTGGGAGCTGTGGAGGATTTCTGTGCGGACCATTCGATTCAAACCGCGGTCTTTTCAATTATCGGGGCCCTTTCATCTCTAACCTTTGGCGCCTATGACCAGAAGCAGCAGGTATATGTCACTGCCAAGAAAGACGAGCCATTCGAAATTGTCCATTGTACCGGCAATGTCTCCTTAAAAGACGGCAAGCTCAGTCTTCATGCACATGGGGCGTTTGCCGATATAAATGGTCAAACCATTGGGGGGCATGTCTTTTCCGAGACCATGATCTATGCAGGAGAGATCTACATCCGTGAACTCTTGGGCAAGCCCGTTACGAGAGAATACGACGAGCAAACAGGGCTATTTTTGTGGGAGATGAGGAGGAAAATCGACAATGGATCTAAGACTGGAACGGGTCGAAAACCCCAAGAAACGTCCGGACGACTCTAA
- the larB gene encoding nickel pincer cofactor biosynthesis protein LarB, producing the protein MDANTLKELLESVASGRATVDEAVARLKRLPFEDLTYARVDHHRPFRKGFPEVIFGEGKSPEQILGIANAMVEQGDTVMVTRLSPEKAEVITEKYPDAVYHRDARVLVHESRPGKPAGKGLIMVIAAGTSDIPVAEEAAVTAKTMGHNVKTLYDVGVCGIHRLLDYKEFLAEASVFVVVAGMEGALPSVVGGLVDKPVIAVPTSVGYGASFGGITALLAMLNSCASNVSVVNIDNGFGAGYVAALINSL; encoded by the coding sequence ATGGATGCCAACACGTTAAAAGAACTCCTGGAATCTGTCGCTTCCGGCCGTGCAACCGTTGACGAGGCGGTTGCCAGGCTAAAGCGCCTTCCTTTTGAGGACCTCACCTATGCCCGCGTGGACCACCACCGGCCTTTCAGAAAGGGCTTTCCTGAAGTTATTTTCGGAGAAGGAAAATCACCGGAGCAAATCCTGGGAATTGCGAACGCCATGGTTGAGCAGGGAGACACGGTCATGGTCACACGCCTTTCCCCGGAAAAAGCAGAAGTCATCACAGAGAAATATCCCGATGCCGTGTATCACCGAGACGCCCGCGTCCTCGTGCATGAATCTCGACCTGGTAAGCCTGCCGGCAAGGGACTTATCATGGTGATTGCAGCGGGCACATCGGATATTCCTGTTGCCGAGGAGGCTGCGGTGACGGCCAAGACGATGGGCCACAACGTGAAAACACTTTATGACGTGGGCGTATGCGGCATCCATCGTCTCCTGGATTATAAAGAGTTTCTGGCCGAGGCCTCCGTCTTTGTCGTGGTGGCCGGCATGGAAGGCGCCCTTCCCAGTGTTGTCGGAGGTCTGGTGGACAAACCCGTGATTGCCGTTCCCACCAGCGTCGGCTATGGGGCAAGTTTTGGCGGCATCACAGCCCTGCTGGCCATGCTCAACAGCTGCGCTTCCAATGTCAGTGTGGTAAACATAGACAACGGATTCGGAGCCGGTTACGTTGCAGCCCTGATTAACAGTCTGTGA
- a CDS encoding VWA domain-containing protein: MKKKVSSGSLTIMLLLTFIVSGTSAHAAQFSADLIITGPDVNYTFKLYVKENMYRLEKVKGGMKYPPFPTIVNRNTGLTWGLNPQMKQYVEMNEPEKTMMMNPLMGWAMTRKGMTISKGGKETIGGYDCQTFEYREPGQSQVAAKVWVGLKLDFDVKEVRYATNGNAVMELKTIREGLVEDSLFNIPSGYTKVTMSGGPAPDAAPAKPSVTAPAPQPAPKSPSAAPAGNLIFILDASGSMWGQVQGKAKIAIAKEVLTDLIEKVPDDAIVGLVVYGHRRKGDCNDVEELVPLGPIDKGKLIKEIQALSPKGKTPITLSVRKTAEKIKHLEDETTIILVSDGKETCEGDPCALVKELKAAGIKFVMHVIGFDVTEEEKVQLECMAQAGGGEYFTAKTAKDFQMAATKVVKKAQEFGVLKMIAMKNGKPLHAWVEIHESGTEKIVRRDTTSGETGIRKIKLPAGKYDVLVRDTESVSGGEMAPVRFSGVTIELRQTVEKRADFSDGTLVIKAIKNDKPVEAQVFYYRSKETKSFFNEATHPKTGETRRKFVPGPYDIKVVDYHTAGKPSINLRGIEVLSGETIEKTAEFANGSLKILTTRNGEPVFCPVKIFDSEGKVISDFWTQHGERTVQLLQGTYDVEVKLMDIPGGNPVIRFRGLEISARGTEERTANFKIGFLTVSATLDGKPFNTPVKLYKESSKSNLGHWTSGGSRTFPLVPGVYNAKVVSIQDNKQFKAFEGIKIEAGKTISINAAFPVSPPQTKTIPERKPQAAQAAAPVAAKPPARALITDIAARYWPVAHGVHSGAFIALP, translated from the coding sequence ATGAAAAAGAAGGTATCGTCTGGATCACTTACAATTATGCTGCTTCTTACCTTTATTGTATCAGGCACCAGTGCGCACGCGGCACAGTTTTCAGCGGACCTGATAATTACCGGCCCGGACGTCAATTACACTTTCAAATTATATGTAAAAGAGAACATGTATCGTCTAGAAAAGGTTAAGGGCGGCATGAAATACCCGCCCTTTCCGACCATTGTCAACCGAAACACCGGTCTAACATGGGGGCTGAATCCGCAGATGAAGCAGTATGTAGAGATGAACGAGCCCGAGAAAACCATGATGATGAACCCCCTTATGGGTTGGGCCATGACCCGAAAGGGGATGACCATCTCCAAGGGGGGAAAGGAAACCATTGGCGGTTACGACTGTCAGACCTTCGAATACCGGGAGCCCGGGCAATCTCAGGTGGCCGCAAAGGTCTGGGTGGGCCTGAAACTCGATTTTGATGTGAAAGAGGTCCGCTACGCCACCAACGGCAATGCCGTTATGGAGCTGAAGACCATCAGGGAAGGACTTGTCGAAGACTCCCTGTTCAACATCCCTTCGGGTTATACCAAGGTGACCATGTCGGGCGGCCCTGCGCCCGATGCCGCGCCAGCCAAGCCATCGGTAACGGCCCCGGCCCCTCAGCCTGCCCCCAAGTCCCCTAGCGCCGCGCCTGCTGGCAACCTCATCTTTATCCTTGATGCATCGGGATCCATGTGGGGCCAGGTGCAGGGAAAAGCCAAGATCGCCATCGCCAAGGAGGTCCTCACCGACCTCATCGAGAAAGTACCGGATGACGCAATTGTTGGCTTAGTGGTCTACGGGCACCGCCGCAAAGGGGACTGCAACGACGTGGAAGAGCTTGTCCCCTTGGGCCCCATAGACAAGGGCAAGCTGATCAAAGAGATCCAGGCCCTCAGCCCCAAGGGCAAGACCCCCATTACCCTTTCCGTGCGAAAGACAGCGGAAAAGATCAAACACCTGGAGGATGAGACCACGATCATCCTGGTCTCCGACGGCAAGGAGACCTGCGAGGGCGACCCCTGCGCCCTTGTTAAGGAACTCAAAGCGGCGGGTATCAAGTTCGTGATGCACGTCATCGGCTTTGACGTGACCGAGGAAGAAAAAGTCCAGCTCGAGTGCATGGCCCAGGCAGGTGGCGGCGAGTACTTCACAGCCAAGACGGCCAAGGATTTCCAGATGGCCGCCACAAAGGTGGTCAAAAAGGCCCAGGAGTTCGGCGTCCTCAAGATGATCGCCATGAAAAACGGTAAGCCCCTACATGCCTGGGTGGAAATTCACGAATCGGGAACTGAAAAGATCGTACGGAGGGATACGACGTCGGGGGAGACCGGGATCCGAAAGATCAAACTCCCGGCCGGCAAGTATGACGTTCTCGTACGGGATACGGAAAGCGTCAGTGGCGGTGAAATGGCGCCCGTTCGGTTTTCAGGCGTTACAATCGAACTGCGCCAAACGGTGGAAAAGCGGGCCGACTTTTCCGACGGCACCCTGGTTATAAAGGCCATCAAGAACGACAAGCCTGTTGAGGCTCAGGTGTTCTACTATAGATCCAAAGAAACGAAGAGCTTCTTCAATGAGGCAACCCATCCAAAGACAGGGGAGACTAGGCGCAAGTTCGTGCCGGGGCCCTATGATATCAAGGTGGTGGACTACCATACAGCCGGTAAGCCGTCCATTAATCTCCGCGGTATTGAAGTGCTGTCTGGGGAAACGATTGAAAAGACAGCGGAGTTCGCCAATGGAAGCTTGAAAATCCTCACCACCAGAAACGGCGAACCGGTCTTCTGCCCGGTAAAGATCTTCGACTCCGAGGGAAAGGTGATCAGCGACTTCTGGACTCAACACGGAGAAAGAACCGTACAGTTGCTCCAGGGAACCTATGACGTGGAGGTGAAGTTGATGGATATCCCCGGGGGGAACCCAGTCATCCGATTCCGGGGCCTGGAGATCAGCGCCAGGGGAACGGAAGAACGAACAGCGAATTTCAAGATCGGCTTCCTCACGGTGTCCGCCACCCTGGATGGAAAGCCCTTCAACACGCCGGTGAAGCTCTATAAGGAAAGCAGCAAAAGCAACCTCGGACATTGGACAAGTGGAGGGTCCAGAACGTTTCCCCTTGTGCCCGGAGTCTATAATGCAAAAGTCGTCAGTATACAGGATAATAAGCAGTTCAAAGCCTTTGAAGGGATAAAGATCGAAGCCGGCAAGACTATAAGCATTAATGCGGCATTTCCGGTTTCACCTCCACAAACGAAAACGATCCCTGAACGGAAACCGCAAGCAGCCCAAGCAGCCGCG